The following proteins are co-located in the Sulfurospirillum deleyianum DSM 6946 genome:
- a CDS encoding methyl-accepting chemotaxis protein yields MAALQESIKNNDRESTHLILKNVANSFKNKTNYQGIRIHVATADLKSFSRSWDAKKFGDDLSMLSNYVVAIQTKKLQSSWAVQHSGFVLATVAPIITKEGTLLGVVNLSQGVGSISRDFEKEGVKYIQLIDASVASKHPLLSKMEMVGAYAMSNDKWFSKEVKDFAKSLDMEALIKEKYLFSGDYFVVSLPVYDNNNQRIGYNILGVPKEKVESKISETLKISYYYIALIGVIFMATVLVIFLGLKRLVVTPLRILETEITHSAQEKDLRTKLEIPCRNEVSLIADATSELLLSFATSLREVKASGYENLTLANQLFSTSSAIGDNALKESTLLQNASEKGKAITQDLNNAMITMNQTQEDISKAVEALETSQMHLLTLVNNVENTAKNEMDIAYKLTELSNQANDVRGVLGVISDIADQTNLLALNAAIEAARAGEHGRGFAVVADEVRKLAERTQKSLVEINVTINVIVQAISHSADAINHNAKSMTLLVDDSRNVQEAIQNVSQTMEHANRTNQAMAKLSDSNTHQTHAILEAIGEIYKLSSENTRSVEEISQASKHLTERAENLGMTIDRFKI; encoded by the coding sequence ATGGCTGCATTGCAAGAGAGTATCAAAAATAACGATCGTGAAAGTACCCATCTTATTTTGAAAAATGTAGCCAATTCTTTTAAAAATAAAACCAATTATCAAGGCATACGCATTCACGTTGCAACGGCAGATTTAAAATCTTTTTCACGCAGTTGGGATGCAAAAAAGTTTGGCGATGATTTGTCTATGCTATCAAATTATGTAGTGGCTATTCAAACAAAAAAACTTCAATCGAGTTGGGCAGTGCAACACAGTGGATTTGTACTTGCAACCGTGGCGCCGATTATCACAAAAGAGGGTACTTTGTTGGGTGTGGTCAATCTCTCTCAGGGTGTAGGAAGTATCTCCCGTGATTTTGAAAAAGAGGGTGTTAAATATATTCAACTCATTGATGCGTCTGTTGCTTCTAAACATCCTCTTCTTTCAAAAATGGAGATGGTGGGTGCCTATGCTATGAGCAATGATAAATGGTTTTCTAAAGAGGTGAAAGATTTTGCAAAATCCCTTGATATGGAAGCCTTAATCAAAGAGAAGTATCTTTTTTCTGGAGACTATTTTGTGGTATCTCTTCCTGTTTATGATAATAACAATCAACGTATCGGATACAATATTTTAGGTGTTCCTAAAGAAAAAGTTGAAAGCAAAATTAGTGAAACGCTTAAAATTAGTTATTATTATATTGCTTTAATTGGTGTGATTTTTATGGCAACGGTTTTAGTCATATTTCTAGGATTAAAACGCTTAGTGGTTACTCCCCTTCGAATATTAGAGACCGAAATTACCCACAGTGCTCAAGAAAAAGATTTACGCACAAAATTAGAGATACCGTGTCGCAATGAAGTTTCGTTGATTGCAGATGCAACGTCTGAATTATTGCTCTCTTTTGCGACATCTCTAAGAGAAGTTAAAGCGTCTGGATATGAAAATTTAACACTAGCCAATCAGCTTTTTAGTACCTCTTCTGCGATTGGTGATAATGCCTTAAAAGAGTCAACATTGCTTCAAAATGCTTCAGAAAAAGGAAAAGCAATCACGCAGGATTTAAACAATGCAATGATTACGATGAATCAAACACAAGAGGATATTAGCAAAGCGGTTGAGGCACTTGAAACATCACAAATGCATCTACTGACTCTCGTCAATAATGTGGAAAACACAGCAAAAAATGAGATGGATATTGCGTATAAATTAACCGAATTAAGCAATCAAGCCAATGATGTACGAGGTGTTCTTGGTGTGATATCTGATATTGCTGATCAGACCAATCTTCTAGCGCTGAATGCTGCCATTGAAGCGGCGCGTGCGGGAGAACATGGACGTGGCTTTGCCGTAGTTGCAGATGAAGTTCGTAAGTTAGCAGAGCGAACGCAAAAGAGTTTAGTTGAAATTAATGTGACGATTAATGTGATTGTTCAAGCTATTAGTCATAGCGCAGATGCAATAAATCATAACGCCAAATCCATGACATTATTAGTAGATGATTCTCGTAATGTCCAAGAAGCGATTCAAAATGTTTCACAAACCATGGAGCATGCAAATCGCACTAATCAAGCAATGGCGAAGCTCTCAGATTCTAACACGCACCAAACGCATGCTATTTTAGAAGCCATTGGGGAGATTTATAAACTTTCTAGTGAAAATACACGCAGTGTTGAAGAGATTTCTCAAGCATCCAAGCATTTAACTGAACGAGCTGAAAATTTGGGGATGACTATTGATCGTTTTAAAATTTAA
- a CDS encoding TIGR01212 family radical SAM protein (This family includes YhcC from E. coli K-12, an uncharacterized radical SAM protein.): protein MLPYLSHKEAMKCHYGEALFSIPVNLDFGCPNRERDGNGGCTFCPEHGARAAQIADAKNVEEQIEKAIVFAKKRYNATSFALYIQAYTGTFASILKQKEAYERLLNLYPFKALHIGTRPDCLSEATLEYLAELNSRLDVVVELGVQSLQDVSLERINRGHSAHASLEAIERLHVKGLKVYAHLILGLPDESFCMWEESVKGLVEAGIDGIKFHNLHIISGTQLAREYEVAPFQLLNEYEYAEALISLLRLIPSHIPIIRLATDTPKKELIAPLWQMEKAHFGEYVAQSMRYRGIRQGDLVEAQPPLSYEIPHAISLEDGSMTFYSANYKDYYHPKAGAFMQAHTLFIKGSKLKERLDKSDVTLLDIGFGMGYNTLEALRVAQQCSTFSLHVKAMEQDRMLLKQSAEVVGDALHVKLLEALFTCKRYEEHYATVSFFNREARYGVQRLDGLFDVIFLDPFVEHNNASLVSLEFIKLLKIHLKPTGVLVASTSYQAVYDALILAGFEVERVQYEGSDIKGIIAKPLEVSSILHVSHPYRDEHLILSDKAIERAHQKSVIQHGRKVF, encoded by the coding sequence ATGCTCCCCTATCTTAGCCATAAAGAAGCGATGAAATGCCATTATGGCGAAGCGCTTTTTAGCATCCCTGTCAATTTAGACTTTGGCTGTCCCAACCGAGAACGTGATGGGAATGGAGGGTGCACTTTTTGTCCCGAACACGGTGCTCGTGCGGCACAAATTGCTGATGCTAAAAATGTTGAAGAGCAGATAGAAAAAGCGATTGTATTTGCCAAAAAACGTTACAACGCCACCTCTTTTGCGCTCTATATTCAAGCCTACACAGGAACCTTTGCCTCCATTTTAAAACAAAAAGAGGCGTATGAGAGGCTTTTAAATCTTTATCCCTTTAAAGCGTTGCACATTGGTACACGACCTGATTGTTTGAGTGAAGCAACGCTGGAATATTTAGCAGAGCTCAACAGCCGTTTGGATGTGGTGGTGGAGCTTGGTGTGCAAAGTCTGCAGGATGTAAGTCTAGAGCGCATCAACCGTGGGCACAGTGCGCACGCTTCGCTTGAAGCGATTGAGCGGTTACATGTAAAGGGTTTAAAGGTCTATGCGCATTTGATTTTAGGGTTACCCGATGAGAGTTTTTGCATGTGGGAAGAGAGTGTGAAAGGCTTGGTGGAAGCGGGTATTGATGGGATAAAATTTCATAATTTGCATATTATCTCTGGTACGCAGTTGGCTCGTGAGTATGAGGTAGCGCCCTTTCAACTCTTAAATGAATACGAATACGCTGAGGCTCTGATAAGCCTTTTGCGTCTCATTCCCTCACATATTCCCATTATTCGTCTCGCAACCGATACTCCTAAAAAAGAGCTGATAGCCCCACTGTGGCAGATGGAAAAAGCTCACTTTGGTGAATACGTGGCGCAAAGTATGCGCTACCGAGGTATCAGACAGGGCGATTTGGTGGAAGCGCAACCTCCCTTAAGTTATGAAATACCTCACGCTATAAGCTTAGAAGATGGAAGTATGACCTTTTACAGTGCGAACTATAAGGATTATTACCATCCCAAAGCGGGAGCGTTCATGCAAGCACATACACTTTTTATTAAGGGCTCTAAGCTTAAAGAGCGTCTGGACAAGAGCGATGTTACGCTTTTAGACATTGGTTTTGGCATGGGATACAACACCCTTGAAGCGTTGCGTGTTGCCCAACAATGCTCCACGTTTTCTTTACATGTAAAAGCGATGGAACAGGATAGAATGCTTCTCAAACAGAGTGCTGAGGTTGTAGGAGATGCTTTACATGTAAAGCTTCTTGAAGCACTTTTTACATGTAAACGCTATGAAGAACATTATGCGACAGTATCGTTTTTCAATAGAGAAGCACGTTATGGTGTGCAGAGATTGGATGGGCTTTTTGATGTGATTTTTCTTGACCCATTTGTGGAGCACAACAACGCTTCATTGGTGAGTTTAGAGTTTATCAAGCTCTTAAAAATACATCTCAAACCCACAGGCGTTTTGGTCGCCTCAACCTCGTATCAAGCCGTATACGATGCTTTGATTTTAGCAGGGTTTGAGGTCGAAAGAGTACAGTATGAGGGAAGTGACATCAAAGGGATCATCGCCAAACCTTTAGAGGTTTCAAGTATTTTACATGTAAGCCATCCTTATCGTGATGAACACTTAATTTTAAGTGATAAAGCGATAGAAAGAGCGCATCAAAAAAGTGTAATCCAACATGGCAGAAAGGTTTTTTAA
- a CDS encoding nitrous oxide-stimulated promoter family protein — protein sequence MTPEKLQNDSQTLHRFIQLHCDKKHHDVPKKKGVLEVAFQEKSLCELPYHLCEECETLFIYAYGRLKNCPHEHKPSCRKCPNPCYEKSMWNKMAKVMMFSGMQLGLTKIRKLFFK from the coding sequence ATGACTCCTGAAAAACTCCAAAACGATAGCCAGACGTTACACCGTTTTATTCAACTTCATTGCGACAAAAAACACCATGATGTTCCCAAGAAAAAGGGTGTGCTGGAGGTTGCTTTTCAAGAAAAGTCTTTGTGTGAATTGCCCTATCATCTCTGCGAAGAGTGTGAGACGCTGTTCATATATGCCTATGGAAGGCTTAAAAATTGTCCGCATGAGCATAAACCCAGTTGTCGTAAATGTCCCAATCCTTGTTATGAAAAGTCGATGTGGAACAAGATGGCAAAGGTAATGATGTTTAGCGGAATGCAGTTAGGTTTAACCAAAATACGCAAACTCTTTTTTAAATAA